CCCGTTCAGCCTGACCCTGGCCAAGCAACAGCTTGAGGAAGAGGCCGCGCGCTTCAAGCCTGAAGACTGGGGCATGAAGCGTTCCGGTGCGAACGAGGACTACATGTTCCTCAACCTCGGCCCGAACCACCCTTCTGCCCACGGAGCGTTCCGCATCATCCTGCAGCTGGACGGCGAAGAGATCGTCGACTGCGTGCCGGACGTCGGTTACCACCACCGTGGTGCCGAGAAGATGGCCGAGCGTCAGTCCTGGCACAGTTTCATCCCGTACACCGACCGTATCGACTACCTCGGCGGCGTGATGAACAACCTGCCGTACGTGCTCTCGGTCGAGAAGCTCGCCGGTATCAAGGTGCCCGAGAAGGTCGACGTCATCCGCATCATGATGGCCGAGTTCTTCCGGATCACCAGCCACCTGCTGTTCCTGGGGACTTACATCCAGGACGTCGGCGCCATGACCCCGGTATTCTTCACCTTCACCGACCGTCAGAAGGCGTACACGGTGATCGAAGCCATCACCGGTTTCCGTCTGCACCCGGCCTGGTATCGCATCGGCGGCGTCGCCCACGACCTGCCGCGCGGCTGGGAAAAACTGGTGAAGGATTTCGTCGAGTGGATGCCAAAGCGTCTGGACGAATACCAGAAAGCCGCGCTGGACAACAGCATCCTCAAAGGCCGGACCATCGGCGTCGCCGCCTACAACACCAAAGAGGCCTTCGAATGGGGCGTCACCGGTGCAGGCCTGCGTTCGACCGGTTGCGACTTCGACCTGCGTAAAGCCCGCCCGTATTCCGGGTACGAGAACTTCGAATTCGAAGTGCCACTGGCCGCCAATGGCGATGCCTACGATCGTTGCATCGTGCGTGTCGAAGAAATGCGCCAGAGCATCAAGATCATCGAGCAGTGCATGCGCAACATGCCGGAAGGCCCGTACAAGGCGGATCACCCGCTGACTACCCCGCCGCCGAAAGAACGCACGCTGCAACACATCGAGACCCTGATCACGCACTTCCTGCAAGTTTCGTGGGGCCCGGTCATGCCGGCCAACGAATCCTTCCAGATGATCGAAGCGACCAAGGGCATCAACAGTTATTACCTGACGAGCGATGGCGGCACCATGAGCTACCGCACCCGGATTCGCACCCCAAGCTTCCCGCATCTGCAGCAGATCCCTTCGGTGATCAAAGGCAGCATGGTCGCGGACTTGATCGCGTACCTGGGTAGTATCGATTTCGTTATGGCCGACGTGGACCGCTAAGCATGAACAGCACGCTTATCCAGACAGACCGTTTCACCTTGAGTGAAACCGAGCGCTCGGCCATCGAGCACGAGTTGCATCACTACGAAGACCCGCGCGCGGCGTCGATCGAAGCCCTGAAGATCGTCCAGAAGGAACGTGGCTGGGTGCCTGATGGCGCGCTCTACGCCATCGGCGAGATCCTCGGCATCCCGGCGAGCGACGTTGAAGGCGTGGCCACTTTCTATAGCCAGATCTTCCGTCAGCCGGTCGGCCGTCACATCATTCGCGTCTGCGACAGCATGGTCTGCTACATCGGCGGCCACGAGTCCGTGGTCAGCGAAATCCAGAGCAATCTGGGTATCGGCCTGGGTCAGACCACCGCCGACGGTCGCTTCACCTTGCTGCCGGTCTGCTGCCTCGGCAACTGCGACAAGGCCCCGGCGTTGATGATCGACGACGACACTTTCGGTGATGTGCAGCCTGCCGGCGTTGCCAAATTGCTCGAGGGCTACGTATGACCCTGACTTCCTTCGGTCCTGCCAACCGCATCAAGCGTTCGGCCGAGACTCACCCGCTGACCTGGCGTCTGCGTGACGACGGCGAAGCCGTATGGCTCGACGAGTACCAGGCCAAGAACGGTTACGCCGCTGCACGCAAGGCCTTCGCCGACATGGCTCAGGACGACATCGTCCAGACCGTGAAAGACGCCGGCCTCAAGGGTCGCGGCGGTGCAGGCTTCCCCACTGGCGTTAAGTGGGGCCTGATGCCAAAAGACGAATCCATCAACATCCGCTACCTGCTGTGCAACGCGGATGAAATGGAGCCGAACACCTGGAAAGACCGCATGCTGATGGAGCAACTGCCCCATCTGCTGATCGAAGGCATGCTGATCAGTGCCCGCGCGCTGAAAACCTACCGTGGCTACATCTTCCTGCGTGGCGAATACACCACCGCCGCCAAGCACCTCAACCGTGCCGTGGAAGAAGCCAAGGCAGCCGGCCTGCTGGGCAAGAACATCCTGGGCAGCGGCTTCGATTTCGAGCTGTTCGTCCACACCGGCGCCGGGCGTTACATCTGCGGTGAAGAAACCGCACTGATCAACTCCCTTGAAGGCCGCCGCGCCAACCCGCGCTCCAAGCCGCCCTTCCCTGCCGCCGTTGGCGTGTGGGGCAAGCCGACGTGCGTGAACAACGTTGAAACCCTGTGCAACGTCCCGGCGATCATTGCCGACGGCGTGGACTGGTACAAATCGTTGGCCCGCGAAGGCAGTGAAGACATGGGCACCAAGCTCATGGGCTTCTCCGGCAAGGTCAAGAACCCTGGCCTGTGGGAATTGCCGTTCGGCGTCACCGGTCGAGAGTTGTTTGAAGACTACGCCGGCGGCATGCGCGACGGTTACAAGCTCAAGTGCTGGCAGCCAGGCGGCGCCGGTACCGGTTTCCTGTTGCCGGAACACCTCGACGCACAAATGTACGCCGGCGGCATCGCCAAGGTGGGCACCCGCATGGGTACCGGCCTGGCCATGGCGGTGGACGACAGCGTCAACATGGTTTCCCTGCTGCGCAACATGGAAGAGTTCTTCTCCCGTGAGTCGTGCGGTTTCTGCACCCCGTGCCGTGACGGTTTGCCGTGGAGCGTCAAGCTGCTGCGTGCGATCGAGAACGGCGAAGGGCAAGCCGGCGATATCGAGACCCTGTTGGGTCTGGTCGGCTTCCTCGGCCCGGGCAAGACCTTCTGTGCTCACGCACCGGGCGCCGTGGAGCCGTTGGGCAGCGCAATCAAATACTTCCGCCATGAGTTCGAAGCCGGCATCGCGCCCACCAGCGCCGTCGTCCCGCCTCTGGCAAGGCCGATCGTAGTCGGCGCGTAAACGCTTAAAAAAGCGAAGGGTCCGTGCCCTTCGCTTTGTCGTGTGATGACGCCGCAAGCGGCTGAGTTGATTCATGCGAATAACAAGATTCCATTAGCCACGCCCGCTGACACCGGGCCAACGAAGAACTTTGAACCATGGCCACTATCCACGTAGACGGCAAAGAGCTCGAAGTCGATGGGGCAGACAACCTGTTACAGGCGTGTCTGTCGCTAGGCCTCGATATCCCTTATTTCTGCTGGCACCCAGCCCTAGGCAGCGTTGGCGCTTGCCGCCAGTGTGCGGTCAAGCAGTACACCGACGAGAACGACAAGCGTGGTCGGATCGTCATGTCCTGCATGACGCCCGCCACCGACGGCAGCTGGATCTCCATTGACGACGAAGAAGCGAAAGTATTCCGCGCCAGCGTCGTTGAATGGCTGATGACCAACCACCCTCACGACTGCCCGGTCTGTGAGGAAGGCGGCCACTGCCACCTGCAAGACATGACGGTGATGACCGGCCACAACGAGCGCCGTTATCGCTTCACCAAGCGTACTCACCAGAACCAGCAACTGGGCCCGTTCATTTCCCACGAGATGAACCGCTGCATCGCTTGCTACCGCTGCGTGCGCTTCTACAAGGACTACGCCGGCGGCACCGACCTCGGTGTGTTCGGCGCCCACGACAACGTGTACTTCGGTCGCGTTGAAGACGGCACCCTGGAAAGCGAGTTCTCCGGCAACCTCACCGAGGTCTGCCCGACCGGTGTGTTCACCGACAAGACTCACTCCGAGCGCTACAACCGCAAGTGGGACATGCAGTTCTCGCCGAGCATCTGCCATGGCTGCTCCAGCGGTTGCAACATTTCCCCGGGCGAGCGCTACGGTGAACTGCGTCGTATCGAAAACCGCTTCAACGGTTCGGTCAACCAGTACTTCCTGTGCGACCGTGGCCGTTTCGGCTATGGCTACGTCAACCGCGAAGACCGCCCGCGTCAGCCTCTGCTGGCCAACGGCACCAAGCTGAGCCTCGACGAAGCGCTGGATAAAGCCGCTGACCTGCTGCGCGGTCGCAACATCGTCGGTATCGGTTCGCCCCGCGCCAGCCTCGAAAGCAACCACGCGTTGCGCGAGCTGGTCGGCGCCGAGCACTTCTACTCCGGTATCGAAGCCTCCGAGCTGGAACGCATTCGCCTGGTCATGCAGGTGCTGAAAGACAGCCCGCTGCCGATCCCGAACATGCGCGACATCGAAGACCACGATGCGATTTTCGTCCTCGGTGAAGACCTGACCCAGACCGCAGCCCGTATGGCGCTGTCCCTGCGTCAATCGGTCAAGGGCAAGGCCGAAGACATGGCCGACGCCATGCGCGTTCAGCCTTGGCTCGACGCTGCGGTGAAGAACATCGGTCAGCACGAACTGAACCCGCTGTTCATCGCCAGCCTGGCTGAAACCAAGCTCGACGACATCGCCGAAGAATGCGTTCACGCCGCTCCGGACGACCTGGCCCGCATCGGTTTCGCCGTGGCTCACGCCCTCGATGCCAGCGCTCCGGCGGTCGAAGGCCTGGACTCTGAAGCCCTCGACCTGGCCAAGCGCATTGCCGACGCCCTGCTCGCGGCCAAGCGTCCGCTGATCATTGCCGGCACCTCGCTGGGTTCCAAGGCGCTGATCGAAGCCGCCGCGAACATCGCCAAAGCCCTGAAGCTGCGCGAGAAAAACGGTTCCATCAGCCTGATCGTGCCTGAGGCCAACAGCCTCGGCCTGGCCATGCTCGGTGGCGACTCGGTCGACGACGCGCTGCAGGCAGTGATCGATGGCAAGGCCGACGCCATCGTCGTGCTGGAAAACGATCTGTACACCCGTACCGACAAAGCCAAGGTTGATGCCGCACTGACCGCTGCGAAAGTGGTAATCGTCGCGGACCATCAGAAGACCGCCACCAGCGATCGCGCGCACCTGGTGCTGCCAGCCGCCAGCTTCGCTGAAGGCGACGGTACGCTGGTCAGCCAGGAAGGTCGCGCCCAGCGCTTCTTCCAGGTCTTCGACCCGAAATACATGGACGCGAGCATCCTGGTTCACGAAGGCTGGCGCTGGCTGCATGCCCTGCGCGCCACCCTGCTGAACCAGCCGATCGACTGGACCCAACTGGACCACGTCACCGCTGCCGTCGCTTCGAGCACGCCGCAACTGGCGCGTATCGTTGATGCCGCACCGTCCGCCGCGTTCCGCATCAAGGGCATGAAACTGGCCCGCGAACCGCTGCGTTACTCGGGTCGTACGGCCATGCGCGCAGACATCAGCGTGCACGAACCGCGTACCCCGCAAGACAACGACACCGCGTTCAACTTCTC
This DNA window, taken from Pseudomonas fluorescens NCIMB 11764, encodes the following:
- the nuoF gene encoding NADH-quinone oxidoreductase subunit NuoF; its protein translation is MTLTSFGPANRIKRSAETHPLTWRLRDDGEAVWLDEYQAKNGYAAARKAFADMAQDDIVQTVKDAGLKGRGGAGFPTGVKWGLMPKDESINIRYLLCNADEMEPNTWKDRMLMEQLPHLLIEGMLISARALKTYRGYIFLRGEYTTAAKHLNRAVEEAKAAGLLGKNILGSGFDFELFVHTGAGRYICGEETALINSLEGRRANPRSKPPFPAAVGVWGKPTCVNNVETLCNVPAIIADGVDWYKSLAREGSEDMGTKLMGFSGKVKNPGLWELPFGVTGRELFEDYAGGMRDGYKLKCWQPGGAGTGFLLPEHLDAQMYAGGIAKVGTRMGTGLAMAVDDSVNMVSLLRNMEEFFSRESCGFCTPCRDGLPWSVKLLRAIENGEGQAGDIETLLGLVGFLGPGKTFCAHAPGAVEPLGSAIKYFRHEFEAGIAPTSAVVPPLARPIVVGA
- the nuoE gene encoding NADH-quinone oxidoreductase subunit NuoE; translation: MNSTLIQTDRFTLSETERSAIEHELHHYEDPRAASIEALKIVQKERGWVPDGALYAIGEILGIPASDVEGVATFYSQIFRQPVGRHIIRVCDSMVCYIGGHESVVSEIQSNLGIGLGQTTADGRFTLLPVCCLGNCDKAPALMIDDDTFGDVQPAGVAKLLEGYV
- the nuoG gene encoding NADH-quinone oxidoreductase subunit NuoG; the encoded protein is MATIHVDGKELEVDGADNLLQACLSLGLDIPYFCWHPALGSVGACRQCAVKQYTDENDKRGRIVMSCMTPATDGSWISIDDEEAKVFRASVVEWLMTNHPHDCPVCEEGGHCHLQDMTVMTGHNERRYRFTKRTHQNQQLGPFISHEMNRCIACYRCVRFYKDYAGGTDLGVFGAHDNVYFGRVEDGTLESEFSGNLTEVCPTGVFTDKTHSERYNRKWDMQFSPSICHGCSSGCNISPGERYGELRRIENRFNGSVNQYFLCDRGRFGYGYVNREDRPRQPLLANGTKLSLDEALDKAADLLRGRNIVGIGSPRASLESNHALRELVGAEHFYSGIEASELERIRLVMQVLKDSPLPIPNMRDIEDHDAIFVLGEDLTQTAARMALSLRQSVKGKAEDMADAMRVQPWLDAAVKNIGQHELNPLFIASLAETKLDDIAEECVHAAPDDLARIGFAVAHALDASAPAVEGLDSEALDLAKRIADALLAAKRPLIIAGTSLGSKALIEAAANIAKALKLREKNGSISLIVPEANSLGLAMLGGDSVDDALQAVIDGKADAIVVLENDLYTRTDKAKVDAALTAAKVVIVADHQKTATSDRAHLVLPAASFAEGDGTLVSQEGRAQRFFQVFDPKYMDASILVHEGWRWLHALRATLLNQPIDWTQLDHVTAAVASSTPQLARIVDAAPSAAFRIKGMKLAREPLRYSGRTAMRADISVHEPRTPQDNDTAFNFSMEGYSGSAEPRQQVPFAWSPGWNSPQAWNKFQDEVGGHIRAGDPGTRLIESSGDSLNWFAAVPSAFNPAPGTWQVVPFFHLLGSEENSSKAAPVQERIPAAYVALAKSEADRLGVNDGAMLSLNIAGQTLRLPLRINEELGAGLVALPAGIAGIPPAIFGKSVDGLQEAAL
- the nuoC gene encoding NADH-quinone oxidoreductase subunit C/D; amino-acid sequence: MTTGSALYIPPYKADDQDVVVELNNRFGPEAFTAQPTRTGMPVLWVARARLVEVLTFLRNLPKPYVMLYDLHGVDERLRTKRQGLPSGADFTVFYHLMSIERNSDVMIKVALSESDLSVPTVTGIWPNANWYEREVWDMYGIDFKGHPHLTRIMMPPTWEGHPLRKDFPARATEFDPFSLTLAKQQLEEEAARFKPEDWGMKRSGANEDYMFLNLGPNHPSAHGAFRIILQLDGEEIVDCVPDVGYHHRGAEKMAERQSWHSFIPYTDRIDYLGGVMNNLPYVLSVEKLAGIKVPEKVDVIRIMMAEFFRITSHLLFLGTYIQDVGAMTPVFFTFTDRQKAYTVIEAITGFRLHPAWYRIGGVAHDLPRGWEKLVKDFVEWMPKRLDEYQKAALDNSILKGRTIGVAAYNTKEAFEWGVTGAGLRSTGCDFDLRKARPYSGYENFEFEVPLAANGDAYDRCIVRVEEMRQSIKIIEQCMRNMPEGPYKADHPLTTPPPKERTLQHIETLITHFLQVSWGPVMPANESFQMIEATKGINSYYLTSDGGTMSYRTRIRTPSFPHLQQIPSVIKGSMVADLIAYLGSIDFVMADVDR